The Polyodon spathula isolate WHYD16114869_AA unplaced genomic scaffold, ASM1765450v1 scaffolds_4143, whole genome shotgun sequence genome segment CCCCTGACTGattttctcatattattgaattacaatagtacattgaaatttcgttctttttgatattttatttttaaacactgatactcagaatcagttattgtaaggtgaaattggttttattttgggaaatattttcaagaaaaataaaaaactgaaataccttgcttgcctaagtattcaccctccacacattaatatttggtagagccacattTTGCTGCAGTAACatctttaagtcttttggggtaagtatgtttttgtacacagtgtcggagtgatttttggccaattcttcttggcagatttgctcaaggttgttcaggttggttggacaacgtcTGTAgatcgcaattttcaaatagtgccacagattctcaatgggattgaggtcagggttttgactgggccactgtaggacatttacatttttgttcttgagtcactccaatgttgctttggccttgtgcttgggatcattgtcctgctaaaaggtgaatttcctcctaagCTCCTAAGCTTTAGCCTCctaagcagattctcttgcagtattttcctgtattttgctccatccattctttccTTCAAcagtaacaagatgcccagtccctgctgatgagaagcatccccatagcatgaggctgccactaccatacttcGCTATAGTGATGGCgtgttttgaggcatgggcagcgttAGGCTTGCTGcacacataacgctttgagttttggccaaaaagctctatattggtctcatctgaccacaaaaccttttcccacatcacaacTGGTtcacactcatgctttctggtaaactctagACGTGCTTTCCGATGGTATTTTTTGggtaaaggcttctttcttgccaccctcctatacaggcTAGTTTCAtgtgcagagctcttgatatggttgagtggtgtaccattactccattcccaaccactgaactctgtagctccttcaaagtgattgttggcctctctgtggcttctctcacaaagtctccttcttgtctgagtgctgagttttgagggacggcctttccttggcagtgcctgggtggtgtgatgcagctttcacaTCCTGATTATCTATCCAACTATGCTCAATGGGATAtcaaaacacttggatattacttTTTACCCTTACCCTAATATACGCATTTGTATTACTTAATCTCCaacttctgtaaaatgctttctcgtcttcattttccttcagattcacaacattaccaatgatccttcaacagtgggggttttatccagaaaatgtgacagcaactttaatgttcacaggtggaggccaatggttaggtaattgtgtcctcgttaggggcaatttctttcatcggtgcaaactgggcaCTTCCACAGCACatgagttgaatacttatgcaagcaagatatttcaattttttatttttcttaaaaatatttccccacataaaaccaatgtcaccttacaatacttgattctgagtttcagtgttttaaaataaaaaaaaatatcgaacataatgtaatttcaatgtaccatttgtaatttgtttaatatgagagaattggtcaggggtctatatatataaagcatatatTTTACAATGAGTTCAAAcacatctattttttaaaatataaatatcccTTGTTAAAATGCTTCTGATCCTGATGTGGTATAGCTGCGGATTCCATTTTCCCAATAATTCCATTTCACTTAGATCCtcattataaggtggaacacatgCAGCACGGCCTGTTAACTGTGACTCCCAACGGTTGTGTTACAGTAATAAGAGGGCACGCTATAAAACCAGCAAGATACAATCTAGAAGGCTACTTTGACAGCTTCAATCTGTGATTATTCTATTtatacttttcaaaataaaaatctatataacTAAATATTAATTTCTAACTCTGTACTGTGGGTTGTTGGAGTTCTTGGTGATTATGTAATTCTGCAACAGAATACTTTTGAACAAACCCATTTCTATTCTCACTACCGTCATGAATTTTCAGTTTATAACACAGTCTGATCAGTCAGCAGAAGGAAGATCCTTGGGGACAATAATTTGTAGATAAAGGAGCCTTTGACAGAGTGCAGCTGAATGTTCTGTGGATAAAGCACTAGGTTTTTACCTCAGTCATGGAAACAGTGTCCTAATTTATGCTAAACTGAAGCTGAAAGTATCCAAGTCCATTAGGCATGTTAACTTATTTGCATTGATTACTTCAGCGCTTCACACAAAATGAGTTTCATTCATCTGCTCAACTATTCATACTCTAATCCACATCAATCAAAAAGACAGTCTCCTCAGTCTGGCAGGATTCCAGTAGGCGCTTCTCAGCACCTGAATCTCAAAAGCAGCTTAATATAGCTTTAAGACAAGGATCCCAGCCATGCCAGTGAGCAATGGAATATGAAGCCTGCTATTCATCTCCCTGATTATTTGTTATTGGTTCAAATCCAGCCAAGGTTGGCAGTAGGGATCCAAAGTAAGGATTGGAAGCCTATTTAAAATGAGGTTTAGTCTAATTCCTTCTGGACGGGTGTGTGAATCCCGAGAAAACACCATCACAATTGGTACATGTTTGGAGGCAGTCACTCAGAGGGACCAGGGATGGGATGGGCACTTTACCCACTCACCCTAAAAAAGGTGTTCCATTCAGGTAGGGATGTGTGGGAAAGCCCAAATTGCTGCTTCTTATGTATTCACTTGCTCTGGATCTGAAAAGGTTACTTCAATTTCCAGTGGAGTAAATTAAAGCATCAGCCACAAAATTCTATGTGTTAACAATTACTGGGCACTGTTGGTATTTGACAAGCCTCAGAGCTGTTCCAAGGCCACGGATTGAGAGTACTCTGCTGCTGCTATGAATCCATTCATGTTGCATTACCCCCAGCTACTCTCAAAGCTtatatactgcactgtatgtATTCGCCAAGCTCTTACTCACTCCAATCTCTGTCTTCTGTGCCAAGGTTGCTACATAGTCCATCTCCTTAAGTGAAGACCTTTCAAAATCATTCACATTTCTTTCTGACCTTATCGCCATAGCTAACCCAGGCTCTTagccaaaacactttttttttactgtagcttcTGTCAACAATTAAATGAATCCCCTGATTTATCTATGGGCTAAAGGCTTGAGGAAAAATATTAATAGATATCCAGTTTTGCagaaacaggagaaaaaaatggaaaaaaagaaaccaaagattaaatgtattttgttctgaTACAGTACAGTTTGCAAAGCAAAAGTATCTGTACATGGCAGAATCAAGTGTCTTTTCTTTTGCACAAAGATTTTTTCATCAAACAGGTACATTACATTTTGTGAAGTCTCTCTAATCAAATGGAAGCACGGGTTCAAGCAGCACACAGAAGAAGACTGAAGACACAGACCTTTCTGGATTACGGGTCACTAGTTTATTGAACTGTTTAAAAACTAGAACTTACTAGTGTATCTCTGTATGGTTCtgttttacaaaatactgtaaaaaataaaaataaataaataaacactttttaaagttaacagcatattaaaaaacagctCAAAAGGACAATTTAAGACATTGGTTGCTGTAATCTTGCAATGTTTGCTTCATGTTTTACACGAGCAAGCCTCTCTCTCCTGTACTAAGCCTCTTGAATGAAGGGTACATCTTCATAGCCTTATACAGCCCACTGATCAAGTGTTTCCTGCTGCAAATTAGTggccaataaataaatgttgctcATAATTCAGTGAGTACAGACTCATGGCAGTTGATGAAATCTGAAGGCTGAGTGACATGGTGACAATAGCTTGAAAGAGTGTCATTTAGCACACAgcatgagctgtttttttttacacccacAGACATTTCTGCCTTTGACTTTGTGATTTGAAATTGGGTTGAAAGGAGAGACAGTAGACATTATTGTTCCCCTGAGGTCACTATTTTAGTAGGTCaacgtctgttttatttttggcccGTGTGACTCTGCATTAGCCAATTGGCATGCAAGTTTCAATCTAAGGGTTTTATATACCTATTACAACCTATTACACTGTTTGATTACTGTTGTGGTGattcatatatttattaagtGAAGTcacaactgtagaaaaaaaaagaaatcgccTACCTGGTCTTCAAAAGATAGTGCTTGGGCAACATCTCTAGGAAATCCATCAATAATTATCCCGGGTACATCGGGAATCTGCATCAGTTTCTGTTTTATCTCTGTAATAGTTGTTTCCTAGgagaaataatgtatttcataaaTAATTACTACCTGTGATTCGCTTAATTAGACCCCATTTAAGCCTCACACAGTTTGCATCTGCAACTCTGAAGGTGAATTTAAGGCTTAAGTTGGGTTTTATTAACTGAAAATGAGTTTTATAAAGCTGTGGTTATTATCCCCTTAACATAGAACACATACACTGTATACACAAGGATTGAATGGTCACTGTAGACTGATCTTACAATGTATGGTTGACACCAGATCTGGAACATAAATGATTAGGCCATTAAATAACCAAGAGATGCAAACCTAACTTCTTCCACGAATTATGTATTATTACTTTCCAATCAAGTCTACTGCAAGGATTAATTGAATCTAGTCGTTAACAACCCACTTTATAAGACTGCCTGGGGCTTTCACACATTGTTACAGTAAGTGTTAAGTTACTGCTAATGGGGGGTTTTAAACACTACAGTGATGATGCTCTATACCTGTGGTGCCAATTCtccatttgtaattatttttgcaattaaGCTCCATTTCCTGTTGCTGGTGGCATTGTGGATCATCTTGTTTCTCAGAAGCTCCCCAACAGAAATATATTCAAACCCATAGCGCTCTGCAATCTTTAGGCTCTGGGTCCCTTTGCCACTGCCTGGCCCACctgttgtgttaataaaacagaGTGTTGCTATGTTACCCAAAGATTAAAGGacatatttttataaacagaaagGTTAACGCATTGATCCTTGTTATTTCCTAGTCAACTGTAAGACCTCAATCAGAAAGGCCGGGGAATCAATAACGTGCATGTGAAGGTCACCGGGTCTAAATAGTTTGCCTTCAGTTCTTTGACACTAAAGTGGAAATGTCTGTGAAATGTTACATGTTGGCTTCattaaatatttagtatttatgATCCATTTGTCTCTGCTTTATATCAATACCTGTTACAGGGCTCTTCAAACACCTTTGCCTATTAGAAGCCACACTGCTGTGAAGTATTTCAAGTTGTGAATGTTGTTGACATTTGCCCAATGGGGGCAAATTCACAGCTAtcacaatgtttgtttgttttttaaagaggaaTAAAACCAATTTTAACGATACACAATTAGCACGAAACAATTATGTTTCAGAATGAGAAAGTTTTGAACAGTGTTATTCCTGTCTGAAAATTGGAATTTGCCATTGCTTCCAAATAGGGCCCCAGTAGATTAGTTCAACCACAGTCGTGCTACTTTGCAGTCAGTAAATACCTCATGGTGCTCTATCAAATAAGGGCAAGGGTATAAATGTATGTGCCCAGGCAAAAGTCCAACATAGGTCAACAAACAATCTGAGtgaatttaaaaagcacaacCCCTATACTATATAGGATTTAATAACCAGACATCTACAGATGAGATGCTACGTCTTGATCCCAGTAGacaaaaaagacatttacagAAGTGGAACCAGCCTTTAAAACCGGTACAGTTCCTTGCTCTCTATGATTCATGGGGTTATATACATTACAGAAAGTTGGTGAAAATGCATTAGCAATTTTCTATAGTTTGTATAACAGTTCACACCCAGTGAACTGCTAGAGACATCTTTAGATAAATGAAACTGGTTTACCTCTTTGGAGTGAGCCTGGGGAATCGTGGAATGATAACAACTGACcagcctcattaaaaaaaaaggtaattatggTCCTTTAAACAGTATACCCCCTCACCTCCCCCACTCCATCTTACCAATAACAAGGATTATCTTGGGACGTGGTCTTGCTGGGTCAAACACTTCATATTCCTCAATCAGCTCAGCAGTCTCAGACAGGTCCGAGTCACTCTCAATAGAGAACTGATGGATTGGAGGCAACCGATCATATCTCCGGTAAGGAAAATTAGAGCTATCTGGCAACACTGAGATGTTAGAAGGAAACCATGCATTAGAATAATGACAGCATATTCAGCAAGATGTGAGGTGCATGACTCTAAATCATTACTGATATTGCACTAGTCCCATAGTCTCCAGCCTGCCTCTATAAAAGATTAAATATACCTCTTCCCATCAGACCTAAGGCAGCTAGAAAGCTCGTATGGACAGTCTTGAATTTAATATCTTTCCAGTGCTTACATTAAATAGTTGATCCTGGTTTATCGTGATACTGTATATAACTGACATTTACCAATTTAGATTTATGCAAAAGGCTCAACATCTAGACCACTGAATTTGTTTTATACATGTGAAGTGTGATTGTAAGCTTTGTTATAGTACACAATTAACCAGATCAAGTCTATAAATCACCAGTTTCTGCAACTGTCGAGCtttgtctgttcaattgatctgtGGCGGATATAAACACCAacactgtttaaatcaataagTAAGGACCCTTCTTGGCATTTTACaagatttgttttacagaaagaaaTATTCCGCTTAAAATTCaaatgtacagcacagcacacagtcacgctaaagaacCAAGACGTGCAGTTAACATCTAAGATCACTAACTGGTGAAATCaaatatttttcacaaaacaaacattaaactttacaGCTACAGCGTGCAGTGCAAAAGCATGTCATTAAAAACCACATATTTAGGTGAAAAGCGCTACAATAAAAgttgctgcatttaaaaacatataaacacgTGGCATTTTCGGCCctctaaaataaagggctttacataaaCTAAGCAAGAAATGGCAGTGTCCAGtatgaaaaaacaacacagaataatacattaacatccatagtagcactatagcattaaaatcttcaacacaaaaaatgcctgagttacaagctcttgcagtgtctaaaaaaaataaaataaaaaatatggattgTAACGTGGCAGGAAATCAATCAGACCGGTCGTTCAAACCGGGGCGTTGACTTGGCAGAATCTGTACTATTAGACTCAAATGCACTAGATGTATGATTTTCATAACCTTCATAATTAAACAGTGAATACAGCTTATCGCTTGAACAGATGCCAGTGGTAATGAGTAGCCTTCTTTGTTTGCATCTTGCCCTGGTGACACACTGCGAGTGCTACTTCCCAAAGCAACAGCGGCAATGAGACATCACAGCTCAGGTACTCTCAGATCGTTTGTGAGGCAAAGAGCTGCTCTTAATCCCAACTCACATCCATGATGCTGAATCTAGCAAGGAACGGTGCTATGCTTACCATTTCGGAAGAAAGACCTCCTGGATTGTCCTCCATTGAGTGGAGTTAATGATTTTTTCTCCTGGCCGACGAATGTATCCCATCTCACCTTCTCTGTTCCGCCCAGGTCCCTCACCTTCTTCAGACAGCTTTCCATATACTCAACTGGGTCATCGGGTCTGTAGTACATTAAGCCAGTCAGCAGACTCTGCAACAGCACCAACATTTACTTGATTAAACTTTAGATTTTGGATccaacagaaaacatttaaataaccacTGATTATTATTAACAACGATTGGCAATGGAttccaatataattttaatgagaCAGAACTGCAACACATTACTAATATAAAATGATGAATCTTTTCTAATGTCAATGACTTACAATTGTGGAAGACTTCACAGTGTGATAGATGGAAATTATATACATGTTCTTATTATAGCGATTAGTTACACATTGTATAACGCTGTATTGACAGTCAAGTTAAATCACCCATCTGTGTTTttgccatgctttattacacattaaaATGTGTGCTCTAAAAATCTTGACGGTTTTTAATGTGCCACCTTACAGAGACTTGAAAGCCAGCGCAGGTATCTCACAGTAAATATTCTGTCTGCATCTCTTGTCTCCTTAATAATAACTCAATTACcatgttaataatttatattcAAAGCCATAACCtaactgtaaatgtaaagcaGAACGCTCCTCTACACAGCAGAAATTATTGTTTTGGCACTTCAATGCTTAATAACATAATTTTCCATCTGGGAAGTTTAGTAACTGGCTGGAAGATAATGActtaaaccagaaaaaaaaaaaaaaaaaattgtagataATGTCATCACACGTTTATTACCTTTGTGGGTTCTAGACAGTAAGATATCAATATATTGATGACGTGACTTGTTGGACTACACTCTTCAAGTTCAAAAGTGTCCTCATTTGACTAGGAACGTAAAatttttagaaaaaatgtaaatttagaaCGTAAAATACTAAAACCGATCCCAAGAAagagaaattaaaatgtaactaacTCAGTTCAGTAGTTATTTAAGCTAAATGgttatatatattgcaaaattaTAAAGGAGAATAGTCTGAAAGATGTACGTGTAAATTCAGCATACTTGTATAATGCGCACGACGTTTCATTGTTACTTTACTTTCCCGACAAGTCAATCGTGTTTACACTAAGGCTCTACAGGTATGTCATAGAGATGCATTTAAATTTTGTGGAATTTGTCGACGTCGATCTGAATTACACATTACCTATTATGCCCCAATAAGTCCGAGTACACGAGATTTTTTCAAATCTCCGAAATTAGATCAATATTCCAGTCGACTTGTTCCAAAATTATTATGATTTTAcattagatttgtctactttagggatataaattgttttgcgcctctagtactacgtttttgaagaacaacaatccttcttctgtgggtgttttctctattttactccaatctacttctgtaagtctcggTGTCAGGGCCTCAGTAGGTGCGtgtctaaaattgtaaaccttagctttagtctttacttttgaggatttaaaaaacacttcaaatgagaccatgatgtggtctgagtttgccaatggttctccaacctctgttttagttattctgtcttcactATTGAACGATAATGGACTGTTACTGTTGGTCAGATTGAGAGAATTCAAGTCAGCACATCAGCAGAGCATCAGATACTGGAGCGCTGAAGTAAGCAGTTTTATTCGAGGGATGAGGGAACCACCAATCAAAAATACTGCAATAATAGAAGCTATGAAACAGCAGTCATTTATCACACATAGATGCCTTTAATTTGGTTAAATTCATTATATGGGTTTTCATTTTCCATGCATATTAAATGTTAACTGtaccattccaggtttaacaaaGATGGCAGCTGTGGCAATACAAACTTTAAGtgcaatgggttttttttttccttgtttgatTGCTGCTTTGAGACAGGCTGCATAGTTACACCACTGTCTGCAGACTCCAAGGAGTATTATT includes the following:
- the LOC121312616 gene encoding adenylate kinase isoenzyme 5-like — encoded protein: MYYRPDDPVEYMESCLKKVRDLGGTEKVRWDTFVGQEKKSLTPLNGGQSRRSFFRNVLPDSSNFPYRRYDRLPPIHQFSIESDSDLSETAELIEEYEVFDPARPRPKIILVIGGPGSGKGTQSLKIAERYGFEYISVGELLRNKMIHNATSNRKWSLIAKIITNGELAPQETTITEIKQKLMQIPDVPGIIIDGFPRDVAQALSFEDQ